Proteins found in one Pseudorasbora parva isolate DD20220531a chromosome 11, ASM2467924v1, whole genome shotgun sequence genomic segment:
- the trappc11 gene encoding trafficking protein particle complex subunit 11, with product MSPAQWDLPPELCCRPMAFVALTGLDVVYNAIHRAIWDAFCANRRADRVPISFKVLPGDHEYPKCRTKRTSYEWYIPKGILKTGWMNKHLNLVPALVVLFYELDWDDPQWKEKQSECATKVEIVRTSLQGRNTKVAVVLIQKKTPLPPGEDLVASERASSLCGACDLSGKSLFVLPHTDHLVGYIIRLENAFYEHAQTYYYNEIRRVKSHKEFLNKTTHQLLFVRHQFKMGFFSELKQDTQNALKYYRTAYVLIHELRAHETNMLEIKTMAGFINYKICRLCFQHNTPLDAIAQFRKHIDLCKKKIGSAELAFEHTAWMSKQFQSFGDLFDEAIKLGLTAIQTQNPGFYYQQGAYYAQERKQQAGQLCGHEPGVGYPAPDPLETTSGALDFYGQRPWRQGHQSIDPPDSEKEKHGILALQVKERDVLHSELIIALLSNAVAQFKKYKCPRMKSHLMVQMGEEYYHAKDYTKALKLLDYVMCDYRTERWWSLLTSILCTALKCSYLMGQVKDYITYSMELVGRASILPEEQKSRIEKNLIKVLMNEVPEPEPDCDPVSVKTAQSLWSDRISLAGNNEITIEVQDYVPFVQCKAKFLSPSFHIDEPVQLYVYVRADCPHPVRFSKLCVSLSNQEYNQYCLLEDASKGKDILEPSSQENMCLVPGKTRKYCFKFVAKTEDVGKKIEITSVGLMLGRETGRYVYLTWRGGWGDAASSHETLQASRSFKKRTRFPEQLVDWDTVSIQSSTMIISRVPKISVQLSHEPPTLTNEMYCMTVTIQSEEDTVAKDIKLTAGLKPGQDANLTQSTQITLNGSEVCDDSHPALLPDIPLGDLQPGQKIVKPLYICCVSTGSRILLFHVAYSVSATVEGKAITCKCHKDETVTVETVVPFEVAMKFVSSKFEHLERVYVDIPFLLMMDILSASPWPIELVNSEVQLASTMTAIDQPLSQVEGVTLQTSECASECFLLKCPPVQNGTSTVASGHYIISWKRKSASAETSVVRTIITLPHVMVENIPLYVHAELPSFGCVRESLPVRYHLENRTGLVQDVEISVEPSDAFMFSGLKQVRMRILPGAEQEMLYNFYPLMAGYQVLPQLNINLMRFPNISSQLLRRFLPSRIFVKPQGRNGDSSIEAA from the exons ATGAGTCCAGCGCAATGGGATCTTCCTCCAGAGCTGTGCTGCAGGCCCATGGCCTTTGTGGCTCTGACAGGCCTGGATGTGGTTTATAATGCCATCCACAGAGCCATATGGGATGCTTTCTGTGCCAACCGGCGGGCAGACAGAGTACCTATCTCTTTCAAAGTTCTGCCAGGAGACCATGAGTATCCAAAGTGCAGAACCAAG AGAACATCTTATGAGTGGTACATCCCTAAAGGGATTCTGAAGACAGGTTGGATGAACAAACATCTCAACTTGGTGCCTGCGCTTGTCGTGCTGTTTTATGAACTGGACTGGGATGATCCACAATGGAAGGAAAAGCAGTCTGAATGTGCAACCAAAGTGGAAATTGTCAG gACAAGTTTACAAGGAAGAAACACGAAAGTCGCCGTTGTTTTGATTCAGAAGAAAACTCCTCTTCCACCAG GTGAAGATCTGGTGGCGTCTGAGAGGGCTTCTTCTCTGTGTGGTGCCTGTGACCTCTCTGGGAAGTCTCTGTTTGTCCTGCCCCATACTGACCACCTGGTGGGATACATCATTAG GTTGGAGAATGCGTTCTACGAACATGCACAGACCTACTATTATAATGAGATCAGAAGAGTGAAATCTCACAAAGAGTTCCTCAACAAAACTACACACCAG TTGCTGTTTGTCAGGCACCAGTTTAAGATGGGCTTCTTTAGTGAACTAAAACAGGACACTCAGAACGCCCTCAA ATATTACAGGACTGCTTATGTACTCATTCATGAACTCAGAGCTCATGAAACCAACATGCTTGAGATCAAAACCATGGCTGGATTCATCAACTACAAG ATCTGCAGGCTTTGCTTTCAGCACAACACCCCCCTGGATGCCATCGCTCAGTTCCGCAAACACATCGACCTCTGCAAGAAGAAGATTGGTAGTGCTGAGCTGGCGTTTGAGCACACTGCCTGGATGTCTAAACA GTTTCAGTCATTTGGTGATCTGTTCGATGAAGCCATTAAACTGGGCCTCACTGCCATCCAGACCCAGAACCCAGGGTTCTACTATCAACAGGGAGCTTATTATGCACAGGAACGAAAGCAGCAAGCGGGACAGCTCTGTGGTCACGAG CCAGGTGTGGGCTACCCTGCACCCGACCCATTAGAGACGACCTCCGGAGCTCTAGACTTCTACGGACAAAGGCCTTGGAGACAGGGACATCAGA GCATTGACCCTCCTGACTCTGAGAAGGAGAAACATGGCATCCTTGCTCTTCAAGTCAAAGAGAGAGATGTGCTTCATTCG GAGCTGATCATTGCTCTTCTCAGTAATGCTGTCGCTCAGTTTAAGAAGTACAAGTGTCCACGAATGAAGAGCCATCTCA TGGTTCAGATGGGAGAGGAGTATTATCATGCAAAAGACTACACCAAAGCATTAAA ACTGTTGGATTATGTTATGTGTGACTACCGCACTGAGCGCTGGTGGTCTCTGCTGACGTCTATCCTGTGCACGGCTCTGAAATGCTCCTACCTCATGGGTCAAGTGAAAGACTACATCACCTACTCCATGGAGCTTGTGGGCAGAG CCTCTATCCTACCTGAAGAGCAGAAGTCAAGGATTGAGAAGAATCTGATTAAAGTGCTAATG AATGAAGTTCCAGAGCCTGAACCAGACTGTGACCCGGTCTCCGTGAAGACGGCCCAGTCGCTGTGGAGTGACCGCATTTCTCTGGCCGGCAATAATGAGATCACCATTGAGGTCCAGGACTATGTGCCCTTTG TTCAGTGCAAAGCCAAGTTCCTGTCCCCTAGTTTCCACATAGATGAGCCCGTCCAGCTTTACGTCTACGTGAGAGCCGACTGCCCACATCCTGTGCGCTTCTCAAAGCTGTGCGTTAGCCTCAGCAACCAG GAATATAACCAGTACTGTTTGCTGGAGGACGCCTCGAAAGGTAAGGACATTCTAGAACCTTCCAGCCAGGAGAACATGTGCCTCGTCCCCGGCAAAACCCGCAAATACTGCTTCAAATTTGTAGCCAAAACGGAAGATGTCGGAAAGAAGATTgag ATCACGAGTGTGGGACTCATGTTAGGCAGAGAGACAGGCCGCTACGTCTATCTGACCTGGCGGGGCGGCTGGGGAGATGCAGCCTCTTCCCATGAGACTTTGCAGGCGTCCCGCTCCTTTAAGAAGAGGACACGCTTCCCAGAGCAGCTGGTGGATTGGGACACAGTGTCGATACAGTCTAGCActat GATCATCTCCAGAGTGCCCAAAATCTCTGTACAGCTGTCTCATGAGCCTCCAACACTGACCAATGAGATGTACTGTATGACCGTTACCATCCAATCAGAAGAGGACACTGTGGCCAAAGACATCAAACTTACTGCAGGCCTCAAACCAG GTCAGGATGCTAATCTCACACAGTCGACCCAAATCACACTAAACGGCTCAGAGGTGTGTGATGATTCTCATCCTGCCCTGCTTCCTGACATTCCCCTCGGAGATCTGCAACCTGGACAGAAG ATTGTGAAGCCCCTGTATATCTGCTGTGTGAGCACTGGATCCAGAATATTACTTTTTCACGTAGCCTATTCAGTGAGTGCCACAGTGGAGGGCAAGGCCATCACCTGCAAGTGTCACAAA GATGAAACTGTTACTGTAGAAACGGTTGTTCCCTTTGAAGTGGCTATGAAGTTTGTGTCCAGTAAG tTTGAGCATTTGGAGCGTGTGTATGTGGACATCCCGTTCTTACTGATGATGGATATTTTGAGTGCGTCTCCGTGGCCGATCGAGCTGGTGAACAGTGAAGTACAGCTGGCTTCCACTATGACCGCCATCGATCAGCCCCTGAGTCAAGTAGAAGGAG TCACGTTGCAGACCAGCGAGTGCGCCAGTGAGTGTTTCCTGCTCAAGTGTCCTCCTGTTCAGAACGGTACCAGCACTGTTGCCTCTGGACACTACATCATCTCCTGGAAGAG AAAGTCAGCATCTGCTGAGACATCAGTGGTGAGAACGATCATTACTCTGCCACATGTGATGGTAGAGAATATTCCTCTGTATGTCCATGCAG AGCTGCCATCGTTTGGTTGTGTGCGTGAGTCTTTACCTGTTCGGTACCATCTGGAGAATCGTACCGGGCTGGTTCAGGATGTAGAAATAAGCGTGGAGCCCAGCGATGCATTTATGTTTAGTGGACTCAAACAG GTGCGAATGAGGATTTTGCCAGGTGCAGAACAGGAGATGTTGTATAATTTCTATCCTCTGATGGCAGGATATCAAGTCCTCCCTCAGCTAAACATCAACCTGATGCGCTTTCCAAACATCTCCAGTCAACTGCTGCGCCGTTTTCTGCCTTCACGCAtctttgtcaag CCTCAGGGCAGAAACGGAGACTCTTCCATAGAAGCAGCATGA